CtactttccattttattcaatttagtcctttatcttGATAGTTAATCTCAATCATAGCAATTCAATAACCATTTTCATCTCACATCGATATCATATTATGCAAAACATCTTGAATATGCAACAATTAAATTGATCCTGAATCACAGAAATACAGCTGAGTTTCCGAGTCACTCGTCGACAACTTTCGTTATTCCTTTCCCTTTTGAAGGTTTTACATCGATGTTAGCTATGTACAATCACAAAACATATACATTATCAATTTCCcatccaattcacattcaattacaaAGATGaacttatttttcaattaattcaatttagtccttaaacttgggACAAGCATAACTTTCGATCTAAAGCTTCAGATTAAAATCTAATCTTACATATATTAATTAAGGACCTCCTACTTTCTTTTCCTATTGAAATTTCATAATAGtttttcactttattcaatttggttcctaatcaatgaaactaacaattaagctttacaatttagtccatttcataatctaagcttagtttctatcaaattcacaccaatttcatctatttctcaataatggaaactttcaaaaactttaacaatttcaccaattggtacatgggctagctaaatcaagctctcatgattcaatttccataaaaattaaagtaaaatggctaaggACTTacttgaattgaatgaaaaaatacattaaacttcaaaaattatgTCTTccctatgttttatttatttttttcgattGGAGAAGAAGAAATTGCATCTCTCCTTACGctcatttcatatatattatgtttataatttaattaattaatcatatttaagctaaattaatggaatccatcatcatcatccactatcAACTattcaaaaatgttttattagccATTTTTATCttttggataatttttatttaattcctaagcctttttttaattaaaatctataGCAGTTGGActttaagaatttagtctctgACCTTAATTAACCACTTTTTCGACTAAAttgcttaattgaattttaatttatttttatgtaaccctataaatatttttatttaatatttacagattcAGTTTACGGAAATGAGGTCCCAGAACCATAATTTCTGACACCACTAGAAATCGGATCGTTACACATGTACtattttttaatacatatttgtaagtaaaatgaattatttcATCAATTTACAACTAAGTTTTTAGGGGGAAAGACTTAATGGGAGAGTAATCTAGATTGAAGTATAGAAGTTAGGCTGCAACTTGGCGAGTGAGTTAAACCTAAACCACAACTTATACATGTTGATTTTATAGTGGAATACTCTTTGGGCAAGGCTTCGTAAATGTAGGAAGATTGCAAACTATGTAAACAACTTTTGGTCTCAATCTTTGTTTTTATAGTTAATATTAACTTCGTCTAGTTGCAACTAAACTCTAATAGGTAAAATCAATAAACACTCACAATTCAGCGATGATTGGAGAATAAAAAACTTTAGAAGAAGTCAAGATCCAAGAGAAAGGTAAGAGGAAAAGAGTCAAGAACTCTTAGTACACCAAGAAAGCGGCCAAATTCAATGCCATTAAAGAGAGGATTCAATGGGAAAGTAGGATGGAGATTTAACTTTTGAAACATAATTTAGAGTTTCTTGGAAATAACAATTGGCTAAGATTGATGAAATTACTAGCATGTGATAACGAGCTAAAGGAGAAAGAAATGAAGGAGGCGAGTGACTCTTCCAAGGCCACAATGAATGAACTATGGGGAATTTTAAACAAGGGTTTGAACAAGCCCTAAACTAGAATTTTGAATATGGTTACCTATTCATGTGGGATGTTTGCTAGTTTTTGTTGGTCTCAATCTTAATAAGATGATTTTTGGGTTCAATGTGAGGGCATACCTATTCACACTGTCTTGCATTGCTCATTTAGGATTTGTCTAGGGGATGGGGATGATACATCCTTCTTAGTAGGTTATGACATTCATTTCTCTATTCTTGTTGGCTAGGAGGGAACCATCTTGTTTTCTAATGATTGAATAATCAATTTGTTGTACTTGTGTATCATTCACTCGATTAGTATATCTAGGCATTATTAATGCATTAGCTTGAAATTGATGGTTGAACCTTTTATTCACATGACTTTAAGCCTAGATGATTGCTTAACAATGGTGAAACACTTGTATAACCATTTCTTCACTAGAAAGAGGTTACTTGTTACTATTACATACTGCTACTCTACTTTACTACTTctgtaagtttttttttgtttcatgatgtattttttttattttgatcaatttgaCATTTTGAGTTGTTGTATTGTTAATTGATTATTTCTAGATCATGAACTTTCTCGTATGcatgttcaatttcttttaaccCATGGTGCAAAATGAATCAAGTATTCATCTTGAAAAAAGGGCATATGATACAAGTCCCAAGGCCCAAAATTAGGCTcatgaacgtgatgggctcaaattttaTCAAGGCCTAATAATGAGGTCAAAAGTCAAGCAAATCTGAGCAAGATTGAACGGGACCATTCGTATATGCGTACAcaatcaaaaaagaaaatcaagattcactttattgttttcaagaaaatcaagaaacagaATATTGGTTCAGTTTTGTTGTTTCagacaatttcaagaatcaagaaaatcaatatttcaaatcttggaaatcttggtccaagaaacagAATCTTCCAACCAAGGCGCATTGGATTTTATGTACGAGCTTGAATGAGCCAATTTTGAGAGCAAACGGATCACATgaccaagttcttgaaaaatGGCCCATTAAGATGATTACAAGTCCATCCTGTAgtttggaaagtaatttaattgaatatcaggccaaattatcaaagtggaccaaattataaaatatttaaactataggttcaattttattttaataggtggatcatCATGTAAGGATTCAGCCCAAGGAGCCTATTTAGTTCCTTTGGCCAAATTCCCATTAAAAGTCCACacttagaattttttgttttatgagttgtcatgttagttattccattagggttaggaaaacttattttgggggTCTATAAGTAGCATGGACGTCCTCCCTTATAGATGAAcaattgattttgttttttttaagttaataataattctctttgagttttcctTTAAGAATTGCTCTTGACTTtcttttagaagttgttttaacaatcttttaggttgtgggaatcatcttcaagttttttcttgccaagatctctttcttggagggggaattagagtcattgaaaggagttgtggattcttaatgttaccaaggcttcttaggacgtcATCTTCTCTTTTCTAGCCTTAATTTATcgtttcttatttattttaatttagttcttgctgtttttgtctttaaaatcacttctaacaaatttgttttgtgttttgttttctaGATCTGGTTGGGGCATTTTCTTGAGGTCCAAGGACTATTTATTTCCATCCAAGAAACCCTAATTCATTCTCTATTGGACCCTTTACCAACcagttcatctttcttttgttttaatttcttttgattcTCCTTTGTGAAAATTAATCTATTTCCATTGTTTCTCATTTCCATTTACGTTCGTCTAGAGATTTAGGATACATCCACAACTTGAACAAACTTTATGATCCACTTCCTATCCTACCACTCTCGTTCTTTATCAGCATACTATAGAAATAATCACTTAAGTACAATTTAAATTACGTTTTGGTCActaaactttaatttgttatGAAATGGTCATTAGTGTTATTGATTTGTAACATTTTGGTTACTAATTTGTTAACAATGTAATGGAAAGTTGATGTGGcacattaattcattattttaaacaaaaacttTAGGTTGAAATGCATAGTTGACTcctatgatttttttctttttgaatcgtttaattctttttcttttaactttccttctcttttttctctctctttgttttatttctattctttttctctcttctccttttcttttaaCACTACAACAAAATAGAGATATAGTGGTAGAAACTAGCGGCGTCAGCGTTTATAAGAAAAACGCTGCTAGGTCAAATCTTTAGCATGATTTATAAGAAAAATGTTGCTAGATTTAAACCTTTAGTGACATTTTTTCAAACCTTTAACAACGTTTATGAGAAAAATGCCGCTAGATTCAAACCTTTAGCAGCATTTATCATAAGTTAACTATTATGATATCTTGTTGATGACCATTGGCTTTCTTGCGTTACTAATTAATTGTTAAAACATGTTTATCTTTTACTTCGAGATTAATTTTGCTTTTTAAATTGTTGGTTTAATATGTTGTACTTGGTATTTGAAAATCCTTATCTATTTTCTTGCTTTTAAAGATTTGTAAATGTGTATTTTAAAAAATCCCAAGAATTGAAAAACTATAATGAAAAATACTAATGCGATAAGATCTGCATACCTATAGTGATGTTTCATAGaaaaacattattaaatttaacaaattagttGCATTTAAAAAAACCTCTAGAAATTCGACCATTCTACAGCATTTACTAAAAAAACGCCGGGATAGATGAAGATCTAGTggcatttataaaaaaaaaatagatatattatttCCAAATATTGTGGTAGTTTTACTAAAAATGCCTCTAAAACTATTATATTGCAACGCTTGCAAATGCTTTAGATGTATATAAAGTGTTGTTTCCTTATATTAGTGGCACTTTTTGCGACGTTTCCTTTTGGGTTGCTAAATGTTTTGAGGCGTTTTGAAACACCACCAAAGGTAACAAAAGAATTGGCactatatgtttattttcttGAAGTGTAACTTACTGTGTGTttgttaaattgaaaaattaagtgttgagaaattaagtactaaatttttattatgaaattttataatctCTGAATTTATATTGTAACATTGTTTtatatattagtaaaaataaagcactacatataataattatttttgctaatagtaaatcttgatttttaaaaatttattatttcatgattttaatcttattaatatgatattatttattttattttaaataattttggataaaatttaaaagaataaattgaatattttattttaaataaaatcaattcttaaaactgaacgtcgataatgacaatatagAACGATcgcaaagaaataaaaaaaataaaacacgcagattttatgtggaaaccttttcaggaaaaaaaaaaccataggtagaggagaagaaaattcactaatattgaaaatcaaatgatacaagaggagtttcgactacttctacttaaaggttgaaaaaccttattctaatcaaagtaAAATAGAcgaagtgtagttctatacgaATTCTACTTGTGCCACTATATCCTCTAGTTTTGCCACTATATTATTTCTTGAACAGAAATTTGGGTCAtcactctaacaatctccaccttgacacggaTTCTCAACAAACAAGTTCTTCACTATGAACTCTCAACAaataagttctccacctcttccacaaAACCCCTAAAAAGGGGTATTCAttaacaatgaacaccaaccaagtccaaCCAATGCTTAatcttggttataggaagtgacttagtcatcgtATCTGTAGGACTATCATGAGTAATaactttgctcacaacaatatcaccatgaGTAATAATATCACGTACAAAATGATACTGAACATCAATATGTTTTATTCTCTTATGAaatatttgatcttttgtaaggaagatgacactctgactaTCAAAAAAATTGTACTAATCTGAAGGTCTTTATTAAGTTCACCAAAGAGTCCCTCTAACCAAATAGcctctttacaagcctcagtaatcgccatgtactcagcttcagtaaTAGACAAAGCAATTGTAGTttacaaagtggctttccaactgattgtgCAACCCCCAATAGTAAAGACATAtcttgtgagagatcttcttttatcaaggtctctagaaaaatcagaatcaacatacccaatgattctatctctagttcttccaaactataagcaatcatcagtagtacctcgtaagtatatGAAAATCCATTGAACTATTTTCTAGTGTTTTTTTATCGGGATTAGTCATGTATCTACTAATTGCATTAactacatatgataaatctggacgtaagcaaaccatagcatacatgagagatcccattaCGGTAGACTATGGAACACGTGACATGTAGTCAATCTCATCATTCGATTGCggagacaaagccaatgaaagtcTGAAGTGCGCTGCTAATAGAGTACTAATAGGCTTAACACTCTACATATTGAACCtgtaaagaactttctcaatgtaccctttctgaattaggtacaatttacatgtttttctatctctgagactCTCCatcccaagtatcttctttgcttctcccaaatctttcatcttaaATTCTTCTCTAAGTtgggttttacttttattatcCCTCATTTATCTTTGgctactatcaacatgtcatcaacataaaggagtagatatacaaatgaaccattactatttttcttaaaataaacacaactatcaaagctacttcttttgaaattatgAGTAGTCATAAATGAACCAAatctcttgtaccactgtcttggtgactatttCTAGCCATAAAGGGGCTTTTTCAGCAAATAAACATAGTCATCATTTTCTAAGACTATAAAACtctctagttgttgcatgtaaatatattcctcaagttctccatgcaagaaCGTtctttttacatctaactactcaagctccaaatcatacatggtcacaataccaagcaaggctcgaatcaaactatgcttcacaactagaaaaaacacatctgtgaagtctacacctaaaATCTGATTATAACCTTTTGCAACCAGTCTTGTTTTATACCTAGGTTTTTCAACTCTAAAGtctcttctttcttcttgaatacttatttacaatgaacaacctttttaTCCTTAGGAAGCTTCACTAGGTCCTATGTTCTATTCTTATGGAgcgattccatctcttcttgcatgcAAACATCTACTTTCCTGAATCTTCACAGCTAACTGCCTCGGAATAAGTTAATGGCTAttgatttgcatctatatcttcagccatgtttaaagcataagcaactagatcagtcTCGACGCacctctttggaggtttaatttctcttataGGTTTGTTCTTGGCAATAgaatattgtggtgaagaagcaactctactcTGAGTTTCTATACTAACTTGAGGAATGGACTCTGTTGTAGATCCTGGATCAATCTGAAGCTCTACCTACTTCACATATGAGTTTGAACTTTGCTAGTCTTTATTAGAAGAGTCTTTAAAAGATAAGTTAGGCAGCAtagcaatttcataaaaaaataacatctatgctaatcacaacttttctatttttaggataccataacttataccctttaacACCGgccttataaccaagaaaaacacatttaatggatctatGTTCCAATTTCTCATTATCAATAGGAGCATACGCAAGACACCAAAAAATCTTCAAATCAGAATAATCACCTCTTATGGAgttttttctcaatggcaacggacaGAGACTAGTTaataaaaaacatgcagtagaggccgcttcagcccaaaacgactttggtaaacAAGCCTTCGACAACATGcatcaaacattttccataatTATTCTATTCATTCGTtttgcaacgccgttttgctgtggagtatgatgaactgtcaagtgtctcacgattcCTTTTAATTTGCATAATTCATTAAACTCATTAGGATAGAATTCAAAGTCATTATTTATGGGAAGgagttttatttgttttcctgtcAGCTTCttgatcatagttttccaagccttaaacgtggaaaacacatcacttttctgctttaggttgaatgcccaaacttttttaaaaaaaatcatcaatgattgttagcatataattagtgTCACccctcgaaggcactctagatggtccCCAAATATTAGAATGAATATAATCTAGTGTTCAATTCGTGTTATGTATTCctttggtgaatcgaactctcttttactTCCCAAAAATGAaatgctcacagaacttcagtttgctaatgccttgtccatcaagaagtcatcttttgctcaattctgccatgtcatTTTCACTCATATGCCCAAGACGCATATGCTAAAGTCTAGTTACATCTTCATCTGACAAGAAAGAAGAAGTGACGGCTGCGTCACCAGTAACAGTTaaaccttgcaaaacatataacttgacagtctttctctatcttttcatcacaacaagggaaccctTGCTAATCTTCAGAACTCCACTTTCAGTTGTGTACTTATACCCTTTTGAATCTAGAGCACTCAACAAAATCAAGTTCCTCTTCAATTCTGGTACATGTCGtatgtcactaagtgttctaacgACTTCATCAAACATCTTAATTTTGATCATGCCAATACTtgcgattttacatgaaacaTTATTTCCCATTAAAACAACACATTTAGAAACAATTTCATATGTTGTAAGCCAATCCTAGACTCATATAGAAGGTGCAACTAGAATTGAGAATCCACTCCTCATTCACTCTAGAGTTGTCGGCTGAAGCAACTaggagttcaccatcgctgtatcttctacaacatcagcttcatcCGATTGTTCTTATTGTTTTCCCTTTAAATTCGTTGCCTCTCTTTTGATCTTATTCTGCAACTTATAGCACTTAGacttaatgtgccctttcttcttacagaagttacaagttttactcTGTTCGAAGATCTCGATCTACCCTTAAATTTACTGCGAGGATGTCGTTCCTGTGTCCTTACACGACTATCATCAATATTTCATTCTAGTCTCTCACCAATAATGAAACCCTCTCTCTGATATTTAGATCTAGCCATGGTATGTTTTATATtgtcatacgaggttaaagaagtATAGACTTCATCGACTGTGAGAGATTCGTGACTATAcaaaatcgtatctctaaaggttgaataagacggaggcaacgaacaaagtaaaattaaccctaaatcttctttatcatactaaacctccatGACCTCTAGGtctgagagaatttctttaaactaTAGTTAAGTATTCGTGCACaaacgcaccttcctccaaacaatGAGAATAAAGATGTTGCTTCATATGTAACTTGTTAGTTGGGGTTTTCAACATGCATAGCTACTACAGCTTTGCCCATAATACAAcagcggtcttctccttcatcatgtcctataaaatttcattcgactgatgcagatgtaattgtgttaaaaccTTTCAATTTTTACGCTTCTCCTCTTCTTCCGTCAATGTCGAAGACATCTTATTTGACCCTAGCAGGGCATCCCCCAAATTTATCTGCACAAAAACTGTTGCATTTTTATCTACCACAACGCGAATTTGGTGTTGTAATCCAACAGCGGAATATCATACTTCATTGTTGTCATTGTCGTGATCGAAACAGGTAACTCGAAAAAgcttttataccatttttttaaaaatgaatgtCAATAATGGCAATAAAAAACATCGCAaaataataagaaagaaaaataaaacacaccgattttacgtggaaaccccttttggaaaaaaccacgggcataggagaagaaaattcactaatattGAAAATCAAATGATACAAAAGGAGTTTCGATTACATCTATTTAAAAGTTAGaaaaccttattttaatcaaagtcaaatagatgaagtgtaaTTCTATACGAATTCTACTTGTGCCATTGTATCTCCTAATTTTGtcattgtattatttttttaacaggaATTTGGGTCACAACTCTAACATcaagaaataatttatttaaagaataagattataaaaataaaatcaaattaatattttcaacattaagtgataagtagctaATAATCGCATTCAAcgctttttgttaaaaaatttatacTAAGTAAAAAGTTAATATGACTATCAAACacaattaaaaaaagttaaatgttaaaatttttcattttcaaatttttattttcgatGAAATAAAAAATTCCAATAATTTATCACACATACCcttagatttttttaatgtttcTTAAACAagaaaatatgtcatttttatttttagttgaaaatAGAATTTCATCTCTTTTAATTAAATCATCTAAAATAAAcggaaaaaattaatatttattaacttcGATATATTCATCAATATTGTTTAAAggttaaaaagaaataaaaaaaattaatgtgacACTAAAATAACTCACCTTAGGAATTAAacgggctaaattgaataaaatttcccaGTTAAAATGAAAAGGCTCCTCGAAGAACAAAAATATCAAGTTCTGGGGTCGACAAGCAGTAATGCCAAGCACATAGCACTAGAACACTCACACCAGCTCAACTCCACGGTTGAATTATTAGTATAGTACGAAGAAGATGAGCATTtgaatccctaaaccctaaaaatattttattagaaaaacaaaacaaataaaaagtgaATGAATGGCGTCGTCGTCTCTGCTTTGGCTCTGCTCTTCCAATCCACTAATCTCCCCCGCTACTCACCTTAAGGCTCACCCTCGCTTCCCTATCCGGCACCGCTTCGTGAGTTTCCTTTTTCTCTGAATTATGAGTTTCtgctgattttttttcttaattttctaataaaatttcCTGAGCTAAAATCTGGGTTTCCCTATTTCTAGAGGTGTAGCTTGGTGGAGCCcttgaagttcgaaaatggaaaGCCTCACTTTCCTCTCCTCACCTCTGATCCTGCGTTTCCAACCTTCTTGTCCCCTAATTCCCATTTCCAAAACGATATCAACAAACACGATACTAGGCTCCGTATATTTTCTGGCACTGCTAATCCTGCTCTTGCTCAGGTTTTAGATTCAATTCAAccctctattttcttttattcagaTTGTTTAGATTAGATATCTAATAAGTATCTAGGTATACAGGAATATGAGTTGTGTAATTCCCGCTATTGCTTTTTCTATATTGGATAGGAAATCGCATGCTATATGGGTCTGGAGCTTGGGAAAATCAAGATAAAGCGTTTTGCTGATGGTGAGATTTATGTTCAGTTGCAAGAGAGTGTGAGAGGGTGCGACGTGTTCCTTGTGCAACCCACTTGTCCCCCTGCCAATGAGAATCTTATGGAGCTTCTCATTATGATCGATGCTTGTCGAAGGGCTTCTGCTAAGAACATTACTGCCGTCATTCCCTATTTTGGCTATGCCAGGGCTGACAGAAAGGTAACTTAACTACGCCCAATTAATAGATTTTGCCATACTGTTTTGTTTTCCTTTATACTTGGCCCTACTATGGAATGCTTGATCATATAGAATTCAGTTCCAGATTTccagttaaattattatttactccTTTTCTTGGAAGgaataatttctttcatgtgataGGATTCTATTCATTCTGGTTTTATATTGTGAGATTCTACATCTTTCTTGTTGTTCTAAACAATGGAAAGCAGTCTAATTCTGTTTGATTGATAttcattccaaaaaaaaaaaaagctaattgAATTGAAGTACAGAACCAATTTAGTTGAATTATTTCCCTAGGGATTTGGTTCTTTGAGTACAGTTTATTGGCATTTGCAGAATATCCCAACGTCCCTTCTAAACATTTCCCTGTATCTAAAAGAAAGTAAGAAAGAACTCTGTTTCCTAGTACGAAACTTCAGATGTCCTATAAATAAAAAAGGCATAGCTTTAAATAATAGCTTTACTCTGCATATAAATTCTTAACTGAATGCATAATACTGTTTGAATGGTTAACTTTATCTTCTGTTGTTCCAGACTCAGGGGCGTGAATCTATTGCTGCTAAACTTGTAGCAAATTTGATTACTGAAGCAGGTGCAAATCGTGTTCTTGCTTGTGATCTTCATTCAGGGCAATCCATGGGTTACTTTGATATCCCAGTAGATCATGTTTATGGGCAGGTAATTTTTACATATACCATCTGTATCCCTTTGGTGTTCTATGTTTAGAGGTACAAATCAACATTACACATGATTATTTAACACAATTATTGTATGGTTCAAGAATCTAAAATTTTAGTACTTACGAAAAGCCTAAATGTAATCCTTCTATGAGGAGTTTCTTTTGTATTTAAGTTCTGTTTTTAATGTTAACTTAAGAAGTTTTATTGCATAAGCTTCATCTACTCTATCAGTTCTTGATGCTGGCCTGTTGCGTGTCAGCATTTCTGTATGAACTTTTTGCTCATCGCAAATATTTCTCTCTGCAATTCCAGCCTGTGATTCTTGATTATCTTGCCAGCAAGACAATATGTTCTGATGATTTGGTGGTAGTCTCACCAGATGTTGGTGGTGTTGCTAGAGCACGTGCTTTTGCAAAAAAATTATCTGATGCACCTCTTGCTATTGTTGATAAAAGGCGTCATGGGCATAATGTTGCAGAGGTGAGATCTAAATTATTGGAGTTGTTTTATGCATACAAGTTGGTTAGGACTGGAGATTGTttatctttttcaaatttcttgtttgatcaatttttctttctctttttggttttctttttttttttttttggggggggggaggtTATTGAtagaatattgaatttttatgagtctcAAAAGAAATGTGGGTATGACATAGAAGGACTAAGCGAGGTTAATGTCATGTCAATAGATTAACTTTTTAAATCATGTAATGTAGTGGCTGTGTGCACTGTTATGCatatggaaaatttttgaaagttgaTTGGAATACCAATCTTTAATCCACTATTTGCTCCTATTCtcaagcttcttcttttttcttttacacTCTTTTTGCTGTAAAGTAATATGTTGTTATTCTCAAGTTGAACTCCAAATTGATATGCAATTATTGTCTTATAGGTCATGAATTTGATAGGTGATGTGAAAGGAAAGGTTGCAGTTATGGTGGATGACATGATTGACACTGCTGGTATTATTCTCTTTATCTCTTGGGGAAAAAATGTGATTTAGGATAATATTTCTTTGTGCGACCGTACCCTAAAAATCAGGATATATTAGCCTTGCCATATATTATTTCTGCTTTATCAATGTTAAGATGAGAATGCTAGTTACTGAATCCTCATTAAATGTTAACCATCAAATTGTGGGTTTCACAGGAACAATCGCAAAAGGTGCAGCTCTTTTGCATCAAGAGGGGGCTCGGGAAGTGTATGCGTGTAGTACACATGCTGTTTTTAGGTATGTGATGCTTGGTGGTTCTTTATCAGTGTTTAAATCTTGCTAGCAGAAGTTTCTTCCTTATATACATGTTTAAGCAATTTTGCC
The sequence above is drawn from the Gossypium hirsutum isolate 1008001.06 chromosome A05, Gossypium_hirsutum_v2.1, whole genome shotgun sequence genome and encodes:
- the LOC107896299 gene encoding ribose-phosphate pyrophosphokinase 1 gives rise to the protein MASSSLLWLCSSNPLISPATHLKAHPRFPIRHRFRCSLVEPLKFENGKPHFPLLTSDPAFPTFLSPNSHFQNDINKHDTRLRIFSGTANPALAQEIACYMGLELGKIKIKRFADGEIYVQLQESVRGCDVFLVQPTCPPANENLMELLIMIDACRRASAKNITAVIPYFGYARADRKTQGRESIAAKLVANLITEAGANRVLACDLHSGQSMGYFDIPVDHVYGQPVILDYLASKTICSDDLVVVSPDVGGVARARAFAKKLSDAPLAIVDKRRHGHNVAEVMNLIGDVKGKVAVMVDDMIDTAGTIAKGAALLHQEGAREVYACSTHAVFSPPAIERLSSGLFQEVIITNTIPVSEQNYFPQLTVLSVANLLGETIWRVHDDCSGGFEPYATLGID